ATGAGCACATGGGGCCAGAGATGATAACAAGGGATGtgactgaggagctgctggggaccTCCGTGCCAGAACAGGATTGGGGCACTCCAAGCACGACAGATGCAGAGGCAGCGTTTCTTGAGGAGTCTCAGGGACTGtccagagagaggaggaagacaaAGGGGTTGGCAGCTTCTTCCTGAGGGCAGCTGAAGGTGAAAGAGAGTTGAAAACCTGAAGTGCAGCACACTTGTATGGGAAGACAACAGCCACCGAGCGTTGGAGTGAgccgggagggaagggaagaggaggacagGGCACATACTCACGTGAGCCTTTGGGGGACAAGTCAAGGATTGCAGGGCTGAGAGCACCTGGGGCCCTTCCTGTCAGCAGGATCATTAAAAATCCCAGTAGAGTGCCCCAGGCTGACATCACCTGATCCACTGCAGCCCTCAGGTACTCAGTCTGTCTCTTTTGCCTACCTTGGTGAATCCTTGCCCCGGGAATCATGGGGTCTCTCATCCCAGCACTCTAAAGAACTGCCCATGAGGAAATGGGTGTGACATAACCAGGAAACACAAAGGCAGACAAGGAGGAAATGGCAACGCATGCCATGTCATTACCTGGGATGTTTCCGTTCATTAGGCGCATGTAGGAAAATTGTCAGTTATGCAGAGGTTTCCTTTGGGCCCTGAGGCCATGGGAGGGCAGTATAAAAGCCAGCCTGACTTCTTGCTCTCTCAACCACTTCTGTCACCTCCTTCTCCTTGGGAACCAGGTGAGTCGGAACCCCCCTTCACCTCCACTTCCTCTAAGACAAGGTCTAGCCTTCAGCTGATACCTGTTCCTTGGTCTTATGTTAGTGCCCTGAGATCGTGGCtgtgggagagggcaggggagagacAGTCTGTCACAGGGAGAGGCTGAGGTTTGGCTGAAGTGGCTCTTTGCTAGAGGCCAGTCAGGAGGATCCCTGTGCCTGGCTGCTATCTGAAGGACTCTGCTGGGCTCAGGCAAAGGATCCCTTGTTCCCCCTGCAAAGCCCAACCCAGCAGGTGTCTTGGCTTCCTTTTGGTGTGGTTTCAGGCTGTTCCTCAAGTGtcccttttctctgcttccttcctgacctctctcccaggtgcatcTCTGGCCCAGAGACATGTCCTGCTCTGAGAAGTGCGAGCCTTGCGAGCCATGCAAGACCTCCTGCCAGCCTTGTCAGCCATGCCAGCCCTGCTGTcaaccctgcctgccctgccagccctgctgcccaaccccactggccaacagctgcaatgagccctgtgtcaggcagtgccagaactcaaCTGTCGTCATTGAGCCCCCtactgtggtggtgaccctgcccggacccatcctcagctccttcccacagaacacagtggtgggatcctccacctccgctgctgttggcagcatcctcagctgtaacGGAGTGCCCATCAACTCTGGTtgctgtgacctctcctgcatTACCAGCTGCTACTGTGGTAACAGAAGGTGCCCCCCTTGCTAAAGCCACTGGTGACAATGCAGACTGTGAGCCCCAGGAATCCAGAATAAAATGCTAGACTGCACGACACAGATCATTGCTTTGAGAGGTGTGGAGCATGCCCCGACCCTCTGTCAAAGTGTTTCAGCCCTTTGGAAAGGGCCAGGCTGGGCACTCTCAAAATATGGCCAATGCCTCTCATTGCCTTCAtccactctctcctttttctcctcttcttctgttGTTTTCCACTCCCCTGGGCTATGAGGCCCAGTAAAATCAGCTTTGGGGGACTTGcttgcctctctctctctggcgCACTGACACTGGGCTGCCCATGGTGATCCGTTCACTGTAGCCACTCCTCAGAGACATCTTGTTTCTCTCTTTATATTCATTAAATTCCGCTGCATCCCAACATCTGGCTCTGCGTGATCCTTTCCTCTCTGAATGTTCTCTAAAACTGTCCAGAGAGATAACAAAATAGTGCGAGGGATCAAATGGATAAACAAGTGTACCCTTTCTAATTCTTAGGGAGGGTAGGACACACTGACTGCCATACTCATACATTCCCCTGCCTTTTGAGCTGAGGATGGTAGGAGAAATAACCTTGGCTAGAGCTCAGAACCTGTGCTCCTCACCTTCCCACCCATCTTCAGAAGGAGGGGGCATGGCATGCATCAGAGGGCAAGGATAGATAGGAAAAGTCCCTTCTTCCTCCATCACACCCATAAGGCAACCTGAGCAGCCCCAGAAGTTCAATACACAAATATGTAATGCTGAGGTGTCTTCTACATCCCCAGCTCCCATAAAAAAGTGTCACGTCTGGAACAGAAAGCGTATTTGCATGGGCCTGCATTTTTCACAGACTCAACTTCCCTCCTTCATATACAGCTCTTCTATTTCCTCCACCCCCAAGCAGCGCAGTGGGATGCGGAATGGGGGGTTGAGGTCAGTACTCAACAGGtccttcctgctcctctttcatcctcactcttttcctctgctccagcatgagaccttcccagaggctgcacCTTTCAAGACATGCTTCAGTGGGAATCCTGTCCACGGGCTGCAGTCCTATCGGATAACAgcgctccagcgtgggtcctccaGGGGCCACACTTCTGCCAAGAGTCAGCTTCTGCAGGGTCTCTACATGGGCCCTGTACCTTATCTGCTCTGgcatcctccatgggctgcagtgtggataacTGCTCCACCAGGGTCTTTCCCATGTGCTGCCCAGGAATCTCTTCACCATTGCCTGGAGCACCTACCgcacttcctccttcagcaatTGCCTTGCTGTTTGCAGGATTGTTTTTCAGTTCACTCCTCACTTCCTCTGCAGTGTTTTGCCCTTTCTCAAATACGTTTTCATGGAGGCGTCACCAGCGTTACTAATGGGCTCAGTCTTGGGCAGCAGTGAGTGCATTTTGGAGCCAACTGGAGCTTATCCTGTAAGACATGGGGGCTGTCCCTGAATTCTTCTCACAGAGACCACCCCTGAAACCTTCCTCCCCCTGCTACCAAACTCTTGCCACGTCAGTCCAACAGAGTGCCTTCAAGAGAGTATGAAGCACACTTAGTTGAATAAAATTTCCACAGGAAAGAACCAGTCCAGGCTTCATTATGGGACAGACACAACTTCGACTACCCTTAAGAGAAATGGTACTATTAGTCATGCTCAAAGATTTGGAAGAAATGCTCCAAAAATACAGCCAACTTATGTCCTTGGTAGATCGTTCTGAAAGTTGACCAGATAGAGCTAATTACGGGGATTTCCATAACGTTATTCTCATGAGAtcagaaatgctgcatttcacaTTCCCTCTGGGCCTCTTTGCCCCACCAGGGCACTTTCCCAAAGGGTTCTGCCTGGAAGGTCCTTGAGGGAGCACAAATCCTCTCTGAGGGAGAGCAGGGTTGcaatttgccttctgttttttcaCAGCCCCTGCACACTCCAGACATGAGAGCTATCCCAGTTTCTCTCCAAACGCCCAGTAGGATCATCGGGCTGCAAGTGTGCAGAGAGTTTTAAGGGGTGCTGCTTGTGTCCTGGCTCAGGCTCTTGTCTTACAGGTGCCTGGGGTCAAGGTGGAAAGGCAAGTCAGTGAGTGCACTGGTTTTGCCTGGGAGAGAGTCTCgtttcttcacagcagctggtgtggggctacGTTTTGCGTTTGTGCTGGGAATAGCGTTGATAATGCTTTAGTTGTTTCTCAGCAGCGCTTACCCCACATgagggtcttttctgctccttagaCTGCCCTGCTAGTGAgaagctgggagtgcacaagaagctgggaggggacacaactgggacagctgaccccaatggaccaaagggatattccacaccatgtAATGTCATGCTCCACAATAAAATTGGTTGGGCGAGGCTAGTGAACCCTCAGTGGTGCTGCCCCTAAGTTGTGTTGCTTGCACCATCCTAAATCTCAAAGCAGAGCAACACATTCACCATGGTCCCATCAGTCCAATACCCATTTGGTGCCAGGTTTCAGCCCCTGCCTCACTCACCACCAGCTTGCTGAGCTGTAGAAGGGCAGGTGGCATTGGCATGGCCATGAGGAGCTTGTGTCCCAGCCCAGTCACCAGAAACACTGCATTAAAAGCGGGTCGATTCAGGGACAATGGCCTGCATAGACAAGCAGGCTTTCTTGGCTTTTATCCCTTGACATAAACCAGGAAATGGAGGGCACAGGAGGAAAGGACTGGATTTCAAGTCTCTGTGCACCTCTCTGCAAGGCCAAAGGCACCACCATTTAGCTACAGATGGGCTCCTTCTGGCAAGTGCAGCCTGCTACTCTGCGGGACTCATGGACACACCACGGGAGAGTCCCCCTATGACCTGCACATGCCCTCACAACAAGGAACACACTGGTACAGACTGACAAACGTGTGCTCATGCATGTCTCTGTGCAACCATACAAAAATCTATATGTGCACATAAGTCCAGGGAAACATCAGCATCTGTGGCCTCTGCTGAGGAGGTGCTGGGGGCCACATTGGCAGAAAAGGACTCAAGAACCTCAGGGAAGGACCAGGCCCCAGAAGTGTTCATGGTTTTCCTCAAGCACCCACAGAGACTGCACAGAGAGGGAATGAGGCAAATGAACCCAGAAAAACTGTCCTGAGAGCACTGTTAGTGTGACAATAATGTCAAAGCCTGCCAGCAGAAGCCCACCTGTGTGCAATAATGAGCGGCCAtcagagggagatggggggagcaAGAGAGAAGGATGTGGCATGTCCTCTCCCATGGGAGGCCTTGGGCATCCTGACGAGAAACCTGAGAGCGGTGCCCATTTCCGGACAACTTTGCTACAAACAAGCCCACAAGAACGACCCAGGTGACATCACCTGTCCGCACAGGGCACCATCAGCACTGGAGCTGAGTCTTCTGCCTGCGCTGACGTGTTTCTGCCCCGGAAATCCTCGGGCCTCTCATCccggcacttacagaagccttcaAATGGGAAAGCACGTGTCTTCAGCCAGGAAATGAAAAGGCGGCAGTGCAGGAAACCAGGACACAGCCCATCCCATTAGCTGGGATGCTTTGCATTTGACAGGagtgtaggtggttagggtcaggcgaccggaagatatcgctctgtacggaaagagagggcccctcctccaatagtgtttagttcatgacgtaagcggacggaagtgacgtcgcaaacccaagctatataatgccatgccacctatcaataaacgccatttgccgtccaccacattggtgtcagcgtgctgatggaccgagcggcctggggatggtcgccgtgccgttcctgaaccaggtcgccacgcctgcaacaggcaacaagtggtgccgaaacccgggaatCGTTGCCTGGATTCGGGtgaacggcggccggagcggctggaccagcccggcggggaaggtcgcggggggacgctcccggaccaggaccaacaaggaggatggaagcccttgtgaaggttgtatcccaattacataagcagtggggaattgattgtaagcccaaggattttactctcgccgttgcgaggcTTTTATATCTTGGGGTCATTGATCAGCCGGTGGATATATTCCACCCAGAAGTGTGGGATgaatgcactaaagcactagctgaggagacgatgtcttcgggtagtgggaaatatcttaaatcatgggggagAGTCGTGCAAGCTTTGCAAAAAGCCACACAAGAGCGGGGGACCTGGAGGGCGGCAAGGGACTGTTTGTCGGTCACCCCGAGGTCGGGAGCCAGGGCAGCCACGCGgactctgcaccccccagagGATGGCGATCCCGCTGAGCCTGCAAACTTGTGGGAAGGCGATGCGCCCCCGCGGTCCCCGGGCCCTGTCCCGCTCACGGAGGGACAAGGTCGGGCAGAATCCTTCTGGGGCAAATTAGCCGAGGAGGCCAGGGGTGCCGCGGTGAAATCAGAGTCTGAGGACGTGTGGGCGAGACCACCGCCCTACGTGCCCCAGCACGGCGCCGAACAACAAAGGTGGGGGCGGGGTGAGGATGCCCCCGGCGGGAACAGGCGGGAAGCGCCAAATTCAATAAGCGCGCgcaaacaggagggggaggagaacgagaAGAAGAAAAGCGGCGAGGGCGgccggggagaagaggggggcgtgAACGAGGGGCGGAGAGCTAATCAGAACGGCCGTCTAAAACAATGCCCTTACAGGGCGAACACCCCGCTGAGCGGAAGGCGGGGCAAGCTAAGAGGGAGGGAACGGTCCGCCCGCAAgggaagtgggcggggccagagcccaacaaaaatgcactggaacccggaagtagccggtcagtcgagttccgactccgagtcagacacttcctgggacgagtggctcgcaatcgattcaagctcagaggaggaggacataagGGCGAACAGACACAAAAGCCGAAATATCCCCATTCACAATGAAGAGGAAccgcgaaggggaaaaactcccctcacggattggagaaaaataaagattgcGTGCGCCAATTGGGTCCCATCGGCTGCACTAGCATTTCCGGTTCGAGTGACGGATGGGGGACAAAGGGTCCACTCCCCTATAaatcctaaagatatacaagcaattgttaaagcaatcgcAGATAAAGGGCATAACTCTGCCATGGTTTCCAacctcatagatggggtttttgGGGGAGATGATATGCTCCCGtttgacataaaacaaacttgtAGATtgatctttgacggggcagggatgattgtttttaaacaagaatgggaggacaactgcATGAAACAACTAGCCCGAGTAACCGGGGCGGATCATCCGCTACATGGCTCCAGTCTGCAGCGGCTAATGGGTACAGATCCAACAatgattaccccccacgcacaagctcagggcttgcgggcccatgaagttatgacaactactcgtgcggccagagaagctattcgtgtagcTTTTAGAGTTGTCGCCAAGCCATCACCATGGtctacaataaagcaaaatgagagTGAGAGCTTTACgcaatttgtagatcgcctccaggctGCGGTCGACTCCTCGACCCTGCCCGTGGAAGCAAAAGGCCTGGTCGTCGCAGACTGCCTACGTCagcagtgcaattcgaaaaccaaagaaatcttacgatctctgccagcagggtcaagtatcgcggacatgattaagcatgtcacgaatgaagagcatctagccccgaTTCAAGTGACTGTTAGCActgcaatagccaatgtgatggcatgttttaaatgcggCCAGGTGGGCCACATGGTGGC
The Numenius arquata chromosome 23, bNumArq3.hap1.1, whole genome shotgun sequence genome window above contains:
- the LOC141474953 gene encoding feather keratin Cos2-3-like; the encoded protein is MHKPWEGSIKASLTSCSLNHFCHLLLLGNQVHLWPRDMSCSEKCEPCEPCKTSCQPCQPCQPCCQPCLPCQPCCPTPLANSCNEPCVRQCQNSTVVIEPPTVVVTLPGPILSSFPQNTVVGSSTSAAVGSILSCNGVPINSGCCDLSCITSCYCGNRRCPPC